The following nucleotide sequence is from Trifolium pratense cultivar HEN17-A07 linkage group LG2, ARS_RC_1.1, whole genome shotgun sequence.
tatatatatatatatatatatatatgggactTTGAGCACTTGAAGATTTTCAAGATTATAACAAGAATATAGACAACAAAAGCTCATAACACTCTAATATATTATgtgaaacaaaagcaaaacaCTTAAAAATATTCTTACAAACTTTGTAtcttataatatttaaattgtttAGAAACACCGCGCTTTATTGAAGTTTACCACTATTTGAATCTCAAGTGTAAATAACAACCAAACAATCTTTGTATTAACTCTAATTGAAGAAGTCTCTATTGATCTGTGTATCTTGAGCAAGAGAAGACTTTTGACTAGACTATTATGTCTTGAGCATTATAAATCTCTTGATCTGTGTATCTTGAGCAAATGATGTCTCTTGGCTTAGTGTTTTGAGCGGGAAAGTCTCTAAATTGTGACAAAAGATTTAAAATCATATTCGTTAATGCATTgaagttattttaattataaaaaatattttaatttaaatctcaATAATCCAATTTCGTACCACACTAAATAAATGAAAAGTCAAAGTAATATCTAACCAATTGATTGAAGTACAAATTAAGTATTCATCCttatatttaatgaatttattttgattcatcaatactttctctctctctttttttttttttttattcaacatcaatactttctctctctctatctctctttaaattcaacatcaatactttctctctcaaaatatattttttccccaaattacccttttttttaaaccaaaataactgagatccatttaaggggttgacatttcccaacaaatattttttcatatacatcGGCCGAATATCGAACCCAGaaccaaatggttaagggacCAAAGTATCCCAAAATtacccaaattataagaaaaaatattaatatttttttttaaaaaaaagtttttccttatttttcttatctcatgcatactactcaaactcCTCACTACTAAACCAAATCTAGTGACTTAacatgcatttaatttttttcataaacaataaccaaattttttttgttgttgatataaccaataaaatttatttttacatctttctCATACaacttattttaaataaaataaaataaaattatcccCGAGCATGAGGTTTGAATcccgaacactccacttatcgatcttaaaagtgaaatttttaattactagggtacctgacaaaaaaaattcaaatcaatagTGTTCGTTTGACCCAGctttttttaagcttatgcaaacagcttatgcaatataaattaagttttatggtattttataagttcacattgaaaatattgtaattttataagctattttatcataaaataccttgacaaacttataataatatataaaaattgcataagttgtttgcacaAGCTCTACGttaatttttcaatattttttttttgtttttgactaaaGTTTTACTCCTATTATTATCAATTttcaattatataaattactttattctcataaaaaatatttatttaatttaagtatATTAAAACTAGAACCAGAAGAACGAAATCCACGTGAAAGATTGACACAAGAAGCTCAACTCTTATCCATCTCTACGTTATCATCGTTTCTTCCTTCTCTTTCGTGCTTGAATATCCAACAACACGTTCCCCAAATTCAAACCCTAATCAATCAATCATCAATTAGGGTTTCCATTTGTCGATGACGATGTTGTTGGACGACGTTCTTCAATCCATCGAGCTATGGCTACGTCTCATAAAGAAACCACAACCCCAAACCTTCGTTAACCCTAATCTTGACCCTGTGTTGTTAGTACCTGGTGTTGGTGGCTCCATCCTTAACGCTGTAAACGAAACTGATGGTAGCCAGGAACGTGTTTGGGTTCGTTTTCTCTCTGCTGAATACAAGTTTAAAACTAAGCTTTGGTCTCGTTATGATCCTTCTACTGGTAAaccttttttataatttttttttaagtttaattgAAGCACGTTAAACTTATGctatttttctaaatttgacAAGTATAATTAAGGTGTGTATGCGTGTTTTAATCAAATTGCGTGTtaatattgataaaaatatgaGAATTAATTACTACTTTTGCAGTGAGACAAGGGTTGGATAATTAATTATGTTGGGCTCagtttatttctttctttagCTTAATAATTCTCGGCTAGGTTTTATTTAACTCGCGGCCAAACTCTGGTTTCCGGAGCCCCCAATCTTCGGAAGGAGggttaacacaaaaaataaataaattatttgtgttgttttaCGTTGAATATTGTGATAATGTTTATTGCAACCAGGAAAAACTGTAACAATGGATCCAAAATCAACAATTGTGGTTCCTGAAGATAGGCATGGACTCTATGCAATTGATGTTTTAGATCCTGACTTGGTATGCCTGATTTAAACTGAGTTGTGTGAACTGCATTGCTGATGGTGATGGATGACAAATTGATTGGTCTAATTCTGTATCCATTTTGTGATTCAGGTAATTGGAAGTGAGGGTGTATATTATTTCCATGACATGATAGTTCAAATGCAGAAATGGGGGTATCAAGAGGGAAATACACTTTTTGGCTTTGGATATGATTTTCGTCAAAGCAACAGGTACATAAATAGTTTGATGATAGTGATTCATTCAACCTTGAAAAATGAGTCAATTTCCTTCTCATTACTAACCCAAATTAATGAGCGTCAATTTTGTCAGACCCTCAACTCTTCACATCTGTACATTTCGAGattatttcatttcatcattctaaaagaaaatatatattctttCTCATCTCATTTTCATAATAGACTTTATTATTAGTAATACCTATACTGCTGTGTATATTTATCTCTGCGATTATTCTTACAAAAGGAACAATTTTcacatgaaaatgaaactaTTATCTGACAAATAAGTAGACTAAAGTAGACTAGAGTAGGCTCAACCGTGCAAACTATTATCTCCAAATTTGATTTTCCACAATCCTAAATATTAGGTCTCgaacaaatattttctattccaCAAATTGAAATTTCTCTGAGAAATCTAATGTTTATTTTCGTTCAGGTTACAGGAAACAATGGATCGGTTTGCTGAAAAAttggaattaatttataatGCTGCTGGAGGGAAAAAGTTAAACCTCATAAGTCATTCTATGGGTGGTCTTTTGGTGAAGTGTTTCATGTGCCTGCACAGTGATGTAATACATCCATTAAGCTTACCAAATCTGTTTTACCTTATTTTGTAGTTTCATTTAACCTTCTCACTTATATCCATCAAAATCATGGAATTTTTTCACTGCTGATAGGCAAAGTCCGCAATTTTATTGTTGTTTGCAGAATTTTGAGAAATATGTGAAGAATTGGATTGCAATTGCTGCACCATTCCAGGGTAAGTAATTCTATTCTATATATTTAATCAGAATTATATATTAAGGATATTTGAAGGAGATGTTTTTTCTAGCACTTCAATGCAATTTGTAAAGTTAGGACTGTTGgaaatttgttttccttttttaagGCAATATCAAATGTATAGAGtttaaagtaaatatttgatttaCAAAAGTATGCATTAAAGGAAGAATTTTGAAATATaggaaaaataataagaaagaaaaggagATGTAGGTTATGTATGATGCTGTGCATGTCTTGGTGAAAGAGAGTAAGCAAAAACCAAATTTGAAAGTGATAGGGGCAATGCTGTTACCACCATGTCTCTTGATGGTGACCTAAACGTGATTGAACTTTAAACCACAATGTATGATTAATTTGATTGATTCTTTGGTTACCTTTAGAGAATATATTGCTTTTAGTCGACGCCTGATTTTGCTGTAATATTTCTTCTCTTGTTGAGCTGTCATACCGCCGTATTGGTATTGCATTGCAACCATGTATCTACTCTGTTGTAGCCCTATATATGTTGGGCTTGTAACTTTTCACAGGATTCAATTCTTTTTCTAATACTTTCAATTTAGAAACTCTTAAGATTCTCCCTGATTTTACAGCCTTTCATGTATTGGTTTTTATATCATCTGTGTTTTTACAGATAGAggtttattaaatctttttttacCATTGGACATGCATCATGATGCAACATTGTTATGCAGGTGCACCTGGATGTATCAGTTCTACCTTTTTAAATGGAATGTCCTTTGTAGAAGGATGGGAGcaaaacttttttatttccAAATGGAGCATGCACCAGTTGGtaattatcaattaattatttCTGCCTTCTGAATTTGTGTTGAGTTTACTTATTATTTCAAACAACCCTTATTACGGGGACTTCTCAGAGTCATCCTACCTTTCTCTTTTGGTATATATATCGTTATTATCTATAATATCTGTTGGATACAGATATTTGAGGGAGCTAAGTATTATACTTGTATCATGTGAGATATTTTTATCATCTCAGCAGTTTATCCTTCCGTGATATAGTTGTGCAGATATATTAAGTGTTTATTGATCAATATgaagaaataagaaaatattGATGAAATCTTCCGTAAACCATGgacaaaaacttaaaataattaaatgataatCAAAACTCACAATCATGCATTTGATATATATGGCTATATCAAAAGCAAAATAGTATGCAGTGGTATAATACctaagaaaaaaatgtaaaatactTTTAGCTGCTATTATTTATAGTTGAAcgttattatataaattaaatagcATTTTCATGTATGATTTTGTTTGTATTTTCCAAGTATTGTTCGATGCTGTGTTCTCTATtatattgtttgttttctttcatGCGAACACGATTGTTTGTTTAAGCACAATCTTCCATGTGGATTTTCTTTTTGTGTGCATTTGGGTATGAACTTATGATACAATTTTTAGTTTGTACATTTCTTTTGGTATTTAGACGCCTTGTTTTTCGAATTATTCATTGACGTTTGTTCCAATGTCACAGCTGATTGAATGTCCATCAATATATGAACTGATGGCTTGTCCTAATTTTGATTGGCAACACATTCCTCTTCTGGAATTGTGGCGTGAAAGACTTCATTCGGATGGGAAATCTCATGTTATTCTCGAGTCATATCCGCCATGTGAATCCGTTGAGATATTTAAGCAAGCTCTTGTTAACAACAAAGTGAGTACCAAGCTCTACCTTGCTCCTCTTGCATATCAGCAGAACTTAGTTAAATGAgtggtttaaaatttaaatatgtttttaccCCAACAAATGTtctagtttttgtttttagtctgCGTAGTTTTTGTCCTTAAAACATAGGGAAAATTGCTTTTGTTGTATTGATTTGTGTCCCTGTAATTTTTGCTTATGTTGGTTATGATCCCTGTAATATGTGgaccatattatttttttcccttgGAACATGGACCATAGAAGGATT
It contains:
- the LOC123907900 gene encoding lecithin-cholesterol acyltransferase-like 4, translated to MTMLLDDVLQSIELWLRLIKKPQPQTFVNPNLDPVLLVPGVGGSILNAVNETDGSQERVWVRFLSAEYKFKTKLWSRYDPSTGKTVTMDPKSTIVVPEDRHGLYAIDVLDPDLVIGSEGVYYFHDMIVQMQKWGYQEGNTLFGFGYDFRQSNRLQETMDRFAEKLELIYNAAGGKKLNLISHSMGGLLVKCFMCLHSDNFEKYVKNWIAIAAPFQGAPGCISSTFLNGMSFVEGWEQNFFISKWSMHQLLIECPSIYELMACPNFDWQHIPLLELWRERLHSDGKSHVILESYPPCESVEIFKQALVNNKVSYDGEEFSLPFNTEILEWANKTREILSSAKLPPGVKFYNVYGTSQATPHSICYGNADKPVSDLQDLRYLEARYVCVDGDGTVPVESAKADGFDAEERVGIPGEHRGILCEPHLFRILKHWLNAGDPDPFYNPINDYVILPTAFEMERHKEKGVEVTSLKEEWEIISNDQNGQSNTDNKMSLSSISVSQEGADKSHSEAHATVFVHPGNDGKQHIELNALAVSIDAS